The DNA sequence CGTACCGCGGCACCGTTGCGGAGGTCGTCGCACAGCTCGAGGGCGGGCTGCGGTCGGGGATGGGCTACGTCGGCGCCAAGGACCTGGCGTCTCTGGCGACCCGCGCGCGGTTCGTGCGCCAGACCGCCGCCGGTGCCCGCGAGTCCCACGTCCACGACGTCGACATCGTCCACGAGGCCCCCAACTACCAGGTGCCGGGCCGCAACTGAGTCCCGCCAGTGCGTCAGCGTGATCACACGGTGCAGCGCAGCTCGTAGGGATCGACCAGCGGGGGCACCGACACCGGCCGTGGCGCCGGCGGCAGCGTGATCCGCTCGCAGCCGTCCAGGTGGGCGACGATCGACACGGCGAGTTCGTCCTGCAGCTCCAGGACCCGCCAACGGCCGGCTCCGGCGAGGTCGTTGGCGAGGACGGCGAAGTGGTAGGCACGGTCGTCGGATCCGCGGATGCGGCCGACCAGCCCGCGCACGTCCTCGAGCGTTCCGGTCTTCCCGCGCAGCCGCCCCGTCGCGATCGTGCCGCCCAGTCGCTGCTTCAACGTGCCGGTGACGCCGGCAACCGCGAGGAGATCGCGCCAAGCAGGACCGACCGGTGAGCCGTGCAGCGCCAGGTCGAGGCGTGCCAGGAACCCGGCGCTGACCCGGTTCGTCCGCGACAGGCCGGAACCGTCGGCCAGCCGGACCCCGGTCCAGTCCAGTCCGAGATTCTCCAGTGCACCACGCACCGCCGCTTCGGCGCCCGCCCAGGTCCCATCCCCCGTCGTGCGCGCCCCGATCGTGCGGAAGATCGCGTCGGCGAAGTGGTTGTCGCTGTCGCGCAGTGTGTGGCGGAGCAGCTCCAGGAGCGGCGGGCTCGACACGTGGCCGACGTCGATGGGGGCCGGTGGGGGGCTGAACGACGAGCGTGTGGCACCGCTGATCGTCACACCACGTTCGGTGAGCAGATCCGCCAAGGCCCGGGCCGCCTCGGCGGCCGGGTCGGAGGTGGGTTCGATCAGCACCCGCCCGCGGTCTTCGACCTTGAGGCCACCGTCGACGGTCAGGCCGGAGACCGGTCGGGCGTCGTGGTCGTCGAGGTAGCGCGCCGGCCAACCCTCGGCCAGCGGTTGGTCGGCGAAAACGCGGGGGTCGGCCACCACGTCGCCGGTGACGTGACGGATTCCGGCCGCAACCACTCGGTCGGCCAGCGCCTCCAGGGGCGTGCGTGGTCGGGTGGGGTAGACCTGGGCGCCGTACAGCGGTGTGGTCAGGGCCGGATCGCCGCTCCCGACCACGACCAGATCGCCGTCGAGTGCCCCATCGGGGCGGACGGGGGCGGTGGCGCGGACGGGCGTCACGTACTGGTACTGGGGACCCAGCGTGGCGAGCGCCGCGGCGGCCGTGACGACCTTCAGCGTGGATGCGGGTAGCAACAGCTGGTCTCCGCGGTGGTCGTAGACCGTGCGACCGTGCTCGTTCAAGATCGTGACAGCCATCTGGTGGCCGGCCAGCTCCTCGGTGCGGTGCACGAGCGCGGTGACCCGCGACCGCAGAACCGGATCGAAGTTGCGCTGCGGGATGGGTTCGACGCGGAGCGGCGGCGCGGCAACGGCCGCGGTGCCGACCCCGCTTGACGATGGGGTCGGGGTGCTGACCGCGGCAGGAGCCGGGGCCGTGCAGGAAACCGCCGCCAACGCAGCAGCAGCGACGCCTGTGCGGACGGAGACGCGGTCGATCACAGGCACGGTCCCGTGCTCACCGCCTGAGCGCCAGCTGGAAGCACCGCGCGCAGTTCCTGATCGGTGAGTGCGTAGGCGGTCTGCGGTCGGTCGGGCGCGATCGCGAACGCCACCGCGACGACCGCTCCGTCGGAGCGCACCACCGCTGCGCCGGAGTCGCCTTGGCTCAGGTCCGCCGACAGGACGTACACCTGTCGCCGCACCTGGCTCTGGCCGTAGATGTCGCGACCGACGGCGGTCAGCTGCTGGCGGATCGCCATCGGGGCGATGCGCAGCTGGTCCTGGCCGAGGGGGTAGCCGAACACTGCTCCTTCGGCACCGGGTTCGCCATCGGAGACGGGGAGGGAAGGGCGCCCCAGCCCGGGCACGCGGAGCACCGCCAGGTCGCGGTCGCTGTCGAAGGTCACCACGGTCGCCGGCAGCCGGGCCCCGTCGTTGCGCAGGACCTGGACCGTCTCGGCGCCGGCGACCACGTGCGCGTTGGTGACCACCGTGTCACCGGCGGCGACGAAACCGCTGCCCTCCTGCAAGCGTCGGCAGGCCTGCACCTCGACGGCGACAGCCGACTGCGCCACCTGCTGCTGCACAGCGGCCGGCATCGGGATCGCGCCGGGCGGCGGGCCGACGTCGGGTGCGGGGCGCAACCCACTGAAGACCTCGGGGAACGGCGTCTTCCCGACCAGCTTCCGCAGCGCCCGGACGTGATCGGGCGGGGGTGGCGTCACCTCGTCGAGGGCGGTGAGCAACGTCGAGGTGCGGGTGAGCTGTGCGAGCGCGCCTGGGAAGTCGGCGAAGGCTGGGGTCAGAAGCCACAGCAGCGCCCCGACGCCGACGATCCCGGCGATGGCGCCCGCACCCCGGTCGACCTGGCGGGCGGGGCCGTGCGGCACCCACCGCAGTAACCCGGCGCCGATCGTGTACCCGATCGCCTGCCCGAGCATGGCTGCGCCCAGCACCACCCCGATGGCGACCAGGAGGGACGTCAAGGGGTCGGTCCCACCGAACGCCGAGACCGCCGGGGTGACCAGGAGCGTGCCGATGACCAGCCCGCCCAGCGCCCCACCCCAGGACCCGACCCGCAGTAGGAAGCCCATCTGGAACCCGCCGCCTGCAGCCATCAGCGCCACCACGGCGATCAGCACGTCGAGGACGTTCACCCGGTCGCTCGGCCCCTGTCGCGACAGCGAGGTGCGATCCTAACCTCGACCCGGACGAACCCAGGAGGAGCGGTTTGACGGAGCTGGGCCCCATCGCCGACGAGGTGGCGGCCACCCTCTCGCGGCTCGAGGAGCGCGAGGCGGTCCGACGCGTCTGGGAACGCGACCACACCCTGTGGCAGGACGATCCCGTGGAGGTCGCCGACCGGCTGGGCTGGCTCGACACTCCCCGCGAGATGCGCCACGGTTTCGATCGGCTCGCCGCCTTCGCGACACAGGTCTGCGAGGACGGCATCACCGACGTGGTCCTGAGCGGGATGGGCGGCTCCAGCCTCTTCCCTGAGGTGGTGGCGCGGACCTTCCCCGCCGTCGACGGCTACCCCCGGCTCCACGTCCTGGACTCCACCGACCCGGCGGCGGTCCGCCGCGCCGGCGAGGTCGCGCCGATCGAGCAGATCCTGTTCGTCGTGTCGTCCAAGTCCGGGACCACCACCGAGACCCGCAGCCACCTGGCGTACTTCTGGGAGGCCACCGGTCAGCGCGGTGACCAGTTCGTGGCCATCACCGACCCGGGGACGGAACTGGCTGACCTGGCCCGCGACCAGGGTTTCCGCCGGGTGTTCGAGAACCGCCCGGATATCGGCGGTCGTTTCTCGGCGCTGTCGTACTTCGGCCTCGTCCCTGCCGCGCTGGCGGGGGTGGACGTCGAGGAGCTCCTCGACCGTGCCATCGAGGCCAGCGACGCCTGCGGACCGCATGTTCCGGCGAGCGAGAACCCCGGCGCATGGCTCGGCGCGGTGCTGGGCACGGCCGCTCGTGCGGGGCGCGACAAGCTGACGCTCCTGCTGCCAGAGGACCTGTCGGCGTTCGCCGACTGGGTGGAGCAGCTGATCGCGGAATCGACCGGGAAGTACGACACAGGGATCGTGCCGGTGGTCGGCGAGCCGTTCGGTCGTCCCGAGGTGTACGGCGACGACCGGATGTTCGTTGCTGACGCCGCCGCAGCGGCGAGCGAGGAACTGGCCGCAGCGAACCAGCCCGTCGTGGACTTCAACGCGACCCAACCGTTGGACCTGGGAGCCGAAGCGTTCCGGTGGGAGCTGGCCACGTCCTTGGCCGGCACGGTGCTGGGCATCAACCCCTTCGACCAGCCCGACGTCGACGCCGCCAAGCGTGCCGCGGCCGAGGCGCTTGACTCGGAGCCGGCTGAGCGGCCCGAGGAGCCCCTGGAGCCGCTCCTGGAGGAGGTCCGTCCCGGCGACTACCTGGCGATCCTGGCCTACGTCGACCCGGCCTCACCGCTGGTGGATCAGCTGCAGAAGGTGCGTGTGGCGCTGCGAGACCGCCTGCGTGTGGCGACCAGCCTCGGGATCGGACCGCGGTACCTGCACTCGACCGGGCAGCTGCACAAGGGTGGCCCGTCCAGCGGGGTCTTCGTCCAGGTGGTGGCCGAACCCGACGACGACATCCCCGTGCCGGGTGAGTCGTACACGTTCGGCACGTTGCTGCGTGCGCAGGCGGCCGGCGACCTCGATGTCTTGAACAAACGTGGTCGGCGGGCGCGGCGGGTCGCGCTCGACGAGCTCCTCGACGTCGACACCTGACCGGCGGTCCGCCCGTTGCGACGTCCCCGGCGATCCACACGCGACGGTGGGCGCGGACGGTTTCGAACCGCCGACCTCTCGGGTGTAAACCGAGCGCTCTCCCAGACTGAGCTACGCGCCCAGTCGATGATGGTACGGCCGCGCTCGCTTGGAGGCAGGATGACTGACACCGTCGGAGACTGGGTGGACCTCGTCCACACCCGTTACCCGCCGGAACACGCCACCGACTGGGATCAGGTCGGTCTGCAGGTCGGCGACCGCAGCTGGCCGGTGAACCGGGTCCTGATCACTCTCGACGTGACCTCGGCCGTGGTGGCGGAGGCGGCAGCTGGCCCGCCGACGCTGGTGGTGGCCCATCACCCGTTGCTGTTCCGCCCGCTGCGGCGCCTCACTGCCGACACCGCCAGCGGCCGTGTGGCGCTGGCGGCAGCGCGCGCCGCTGTCGCGGTGCTGGCAGCCCACACCAACCTCGACGTCGCCCAGGACGGGGCGGGGACGTCCGATCCCGTCATGCGGTGTCTCGACATCGTCGACCCCGATCCGCTCACGCACCAGCCGGCAGCCGGCGGCGAGATGAAGCTCGTCACGTTCGTCCCACCGGAGCACGTCGGTCGGGTCCTTGATGCACTGGCCGCGGTGGGCGCCGGGGTCATCGGCGACTACGAGCGCTGCTCGTTTCGTGTGCGGGGCACCGGCACCTTCCGGCCCCGCACGGGCGCCGACCCGCACGTCGGCACGGTCGGGCGGGACAACCAGGTGGTCGAGGACCGGCTCGAGATCGTCGTCCCGGCGGAGCGCATCGCCCCGGCCGTGGCCGCCCTGCTGCGCACGCACCCCTACGAGGAGGTCGCCTACGACCTGTACCCGCTCGCCCGCGGAGATCGCGCGTCGTTCGGTCGGGTCGGCGACCTGCCACGTCCGGGTGCGTTGCGCGAGGTGGCGACCCGCATCCGTGACCGGCTACCGGCACCGCACCTGCGCTACGCCGGAGACCCGGACCGCACCATCCGGCGGGTCGCGGCTGTCGGCGGCTCCGGACAGGGCTTCGTCACCGAGGCGCTCCGCGCGGGAGCTGACGTCCTGGTCACCGGCGACCTGAAGCACCACGGCGTCCTCGACGCCCTCGAGTCCGGCCTGGCCATGATCGATGCCGGCCACCACGCCACCGAACACGCCGCGATCGAGCCCTGGCTGCAGCGCCTACAGGCCGACGCGCGCCGGCAGGGCCTGCGCGCCGACCTGGTAGCGTCCCGCACGTCGACGGTGCCCTGGGTGGGCGACGCAGCCGGGCCCTGACCTGACGCCCTGACCTGATCCACGGAAGCGACGCACGTGCCCGACGAGCCCGGCCCTCCCGCTGTGGAAGGGTTGCTCTGCCTCCAGGACGCCGAGATCACGATCCGGCAGCTCGAACGGCGGCTCGAGGACCTGCCCGAGCAGGCCGACCTCGACGTGGTCCGACAGGAGGCGGCTGCGCTCAAGGCGGAGCAGGACGCACACCGCCTCGACCGGGATCTGCTCGACTCCCAGATCCGCCGGCTCGAAAGTGAGTTGTCCGTCCTGCAGCAGCGGCGTGATGCGGAGCGGTCACGCCTGTACGGCGGGGGCATCGCCAACCCCCGCGAGCTCCAGGCGCTGCGCGCCGACCTCGACCACGTCACCGGCCGCATCGAGCAGCTCGAGGACGAGCTGCTGGACGTCATGGAGAGGCGCGAGGCGTTGACCGGCACGATCGACCAGCTCGAGGAACGTCGCCAGGCGCTCGCTCCGCGCGCGGAGGAACTGACCAAGGCCCGCGACGAGGCCGCCAAGGACGTCCTCGCGGAGCTGGCCGAGGCCAGGGTGCGACGCGACGCCGAGCGCGGTGCCGTGCCCGACGATCTCCTGCGCCGCTACGAGGCCTCCAGGTCCCGCCATGGTGAGGTCGGTGTGGGACGGCTGGAGGGGACCATGTGCAGCGCATGCCGACTGGAGCTCACCCCGCTGGAGATCAGCGAGCTGCGCAGCGGTCCACCGGTCGGGACGTGTCCGCAGTGCCAACGGCTGCTGGTCGCCATCGAGTGAGCGTTCAACGGCTGGATGTTGCCCGTCGGATGTCGCGCAGCTGTCCCTCCACCCAGGCGTACACATCGTTGTCGTGCACGCGGGCTGCCATGCGCTCGAGGCGTTCGCGGCGGTCGTCGGGGTCGAGCTCCAGCGCCTCTTCGATCCGTGCCGACAGGCCCTCAACGTCGAACGGGTTGCACGTCACGGCCTCCGGGAGGTCGTCCGCCGCGCCCGTGAACTCGCTGAGCACCAGCGCGCCGAACCCCTCGCCGGCCGCCTGGCACACCACGAACTCCTTCGCGATCAGGTTCATGCCGTCCTTCAACGGCGTGACCAGGGCCACGTTGGCCAGGCGGTAGTAGGCCACCAGCCGTTGTTGGGGCACGCCACGGTGCACGTAGTAGACGGGGATGTCGCCTCCGGGATCGGTGAACCGTCCGTTGATGCGACCGACCTCCTGTTCCACGTCGGCACGCAGCTGGCGGTACTCCTGCACGTTCTCGCGGCTGGGCACCGCGATCTGCACGAACGCGAGCTTCCCACGTAGGTCGTTGCGGCGCTCCAGCAGCAGCTCGATGGCCTTCAGGCGCGCGTGGATGCCCTTGGTGTAGTCGAGGCGGTCAACGCCCAGGACCACCGTCCGCCCCGCGAACTGCTCGCGGAGGCTGGCGAGTTCCCTCTGCGCGTCCTCGTTCGTGGCCATCGACGCGAACGCCGCCGCGTCGATCGAGACCGGGTGCCCCCCGGTCGACACCCGTCGCCCCTCGGGGAGGACCACCTCGTGGTTCTCGACCCCGATCTTGTGCGGAAGCAGGCGGTCGACCGCGCCGAGGAAGTTGTCGCGGAAGCGGTCGGTGTGGAACGCGACGAGGTCCGCACCGAGCAGCCCCTCGAGGATCTCCTCCCGCCACGGCAGCCGGGCGAACAGCTCCGGAGGCGGGAACGGGATGTGCAGGAAGAACCCGATCGGGTTGTCTGGACGCCGTTCGCGTAGGAGCCGCGGCAGCAACGTCAGGTGGTAGTCGTGCACCCACAACAGCGGCTCACGGTCACCGTCGAATCCAACCTGCTCCGAAGCCTCGGCGAAGATGTGGTTGACCTCCTGGTACGTCTCCCACAACCCGCGCTCGAACACCGGCTCCTTGACGAGGTCGTGGAACAGGGGCCACAGCGTGCGGTTGGCGAAGCCGTAGTAGTAGCCCTGCAGCTGCGCGTGCGACAGGCTGATCGGGATCAGCTCGATGTCCACGCCGTCCAAGTGGCGAGGCACGTCGTCGGCGCCGCCGTTCCACCCCATCCAGGCACCGTCCTGACTCTCCATGATCGGGAGCAGTGCGGTGACCAGCCCGCCGGTGCTCGGCTTCCAGCTGCCCTGCTGTTTCTTCACGGGCAGCCGGTTGGCGATGGCGACGAGCGGGCGATCGATCAGCTGTTGCGGGTCCCCGTTGCGGGCGCACACCGTCGCCTCCTCATGCGTCGTGGCCACCTTAGTGGTTGCCGGTCGGGCCGTTCCCGGGTGCTGCGGTCGTCAGGGAAGCGGGTCGAGGTTGGCGTCGATGTGGGCCTGGAACGCCTCCCGGGTCGCCTCGGTGACGGGGCCTGGGGCGGGGAACTCCGCGTCGCCGACGGCGTGAACCGCGACGACGGGGCGCGTGGCCGACAGCACGAACACCTCCTGAGCGGCCAGCAGGTCGTCGAGCGGATGCACGCCGAGACGGACGTCGATGACCCCGCGGAGCTGCGCCAGCGTGATCGAGTCGAGGATCGGTAGCTGGCGTGGGTCGGGGGAGTGGATCCGGTCGGCTCGGACCCACGCGATCGCGGCCGTGGGGACCTCCAGGACGGTCCCGCCGGAGGTGATCAGCGCATCGTCGGCGTGCTGGCGTTGGGCCTCCCGTGTGGCGTAGGTGTTGACCGCGTACGACAGCGTCTTCACACCGCTCAGGGCCGTGCGCCACGGCAGCTCCATCGGTTGCAGCGCGAAGCTCTTCGGCCAGGTCGACTGGTACACCAGGCCCCGGACGGTCCCACCGCGGGTCACGATCAGCCTCACGGCGCCGTCCCGCTCACCCCAGGCGGCCAGCAGGTCGGTGACGACCTGCCGCAGGCTCGGCAGACGGATGCCCAGAGCCTTCGCCGAGCGCCGCATCCGCGCGAGGTGTCCTTCCAGGGCGTGGGTCCGTCCGCGCCGGACCAGGATCGCCTCGAACACGGCGTCGCCACGCAGGAAGCCGTCGTCGAGGAGGGGGACGGTCGCCTCGCTGGCGGGCAGGACGCGACCCTCCGCCCACGCGATCGGGCGTGCCTGACGGGTCCCTTCGGTCTGAGCCACGGCGCCATCCTCGCAGACGCTGCGGTGATCTGGCACCCGCCGCCGTGCTGGCCCCGCGCGGGATGGTCCCAGGCCAACTTCGCGTTGTACACGGTGCGACAGGGGCGCCCCCCACCGCGGTGACGTACCCTGCCGGCGATGCGGGAGGAGCGGCCAGGCGACCGCGGCGCCGACGACGGTGTCGAGGAAAGTCCGGACTCCACAGGGCAGGATGCTGGGTAACTCCCAGGCGCGGTGACGCGCGGAAAGCGCAACAGAGAGCAGACCGCCTCCGCCACGCGGAGGTAAGGGTGAAACGGTGGTGTAAGAGACCACCAGCGTCCCAGGTGACTGGGATGGCTAGGCAAGCCCCATCCGGAGCAAGGCCAAGCAGGGACAGGGTGGCCCGCCCGCGACGTCCCAGGTAGGCCGCTAGAGGCGTCGGGTAACCGGCGTCCCAGAGAGATGGTCGCCACCCGCCGTTCGCAACGGCGGCGGGGACAGGATCCGGCTTACCGGCCGACTCCTCCCGCATCCCACCGACGGGAGTGAGCGGTGTCAGACCTCGCGTTCGCCCCTGCGCTCGAGCAGGCCCGGCTGATCCGCGACCGTGAGGTGTCGTCGCGGGAACTCATCGAGCTGTACCTGCGTCGGATCGAGGCGCACGACCACGCCCTGAACAGCTACGTGCGGGTACTGGCCGAGCAGGCACGGCAGATCGCCGCAGCCAAGGACCAGCAGACCACCCGGGGTGGTTCCTTGCCGCCGTTCCACGGCGTTCCTGTCTCGATCAAGGAGATGAACCTGCTGGAAGGATCGCCCGCGACGATGGGCTCTCGGGCGCTGGCTGACCTGATCGCTCCGGCCGACGACGAGGTCGTCGCACGACTCAAGCGAGCGGGCATGGT is a window from the Actinomycetota bacterium genome containing:
- a CDS encoding MarP family serine protease, encoding MNVLDVLIAVVALMAAGGGFQMGFLLRVGSWGGALGGLVIGTLLVTPAVSAFGGTDPLTSLLVAIGVVLGAAMLGQAIGYTIGAGLLRWVPHGPARQVDRGAGAIAGIVGVGALLWLLTPAFADFPGALAQLTRTSTLLTALDEVTPPPPDHVRALRKLVGKTPFPEVFSGLRPAPDVGPPPGAIPMPAAVQQQVAQSAVAVEVQACRRLQEGSGFVAAGDTVVTNAHVVAGAETVQVLRNDGARLPATVVTFDSDRDLAVLRVPGLGRPSLPVSDGEPGAEGAVFGYPLGQDQLRIAPMAIRQQLTAVGRDIYGQSQVRRQVYVLSADLSQGDSGAAVVRSDGAVVAVAFAIAPDRPQTAYALTDQELRAVLPAGAQAVSTGPCL
- a CDS encoding glucose-6-phosphate isomerase, translating into MTELGPIADEVAATLSRLEEREAVRRVWERDHTLWQDDPVEVADRLGWLDTPREMRHGFDRLAAFATQVCEDGITDVVLSGMGGSSLFPEVVARTFPAVDGYPRLHVLDSTDPAAVRRAGEVAPIEQILFVVSSKSGTTTETRSHLAYFWEATGQRGDQFVAITDPGTELADLARDQGFRRVFENRPDIGGRFSALSYFGLVPAALAGVDVEELLDRAIEASDACGPHVPASENPGAWLGAVLGTAARAGRDKLTLLLPEDLSAFADWVEQLIAESTGKYDTGIVPVVGEPFGRPEVYGDDRMFVADAAAAASEELAAANQPVVDFNATQPLDLGAEAFRWELATSLAGTVLGINPFDQPDVDAAKRAAAEALDSEPAERPEEPLEPLLEEVRPGDYLAILAYVDPASPLVDQLQKVRVALRDRLRVATSLGIGPRYLHSTGQLHKGGPSSGVFVQVVAEPDDDIPVPGESYTFGTLLRAQAAGDLDVLNKRGRRARRVALDELLDVDT
- a CDS encoding Nif3-like dinuclear metal center hexameric protein, whose amino-acid sequence is MTDTVGDWVDLVHTRYPPEHATDWDQVGLQVGDRSWPVNRVLITLDVTSAVVAEAAAGPPTLVVAHHPLLFRPLRRLTADTASGRVALAAARAAVAVLAAHTNLDVAQDGAGTSDPVMRCLDIVDPDPLTHQPAAGGEMKLVTFVPPEHVGRVLDALAAVGAGVIGDYERCSFRVRGTGTFRPRTGADPHVGTVGRDNQVVEDRLEIVVPAERIAPAVAALLRTHPYEEVAYDLYPLARGDRASFGRVGDLPRPGALREVATRIRDRLPAPHLRYAGDPDRTIRRVAAVGGSGQGFVTEALRAGADVLVTGDLKHHGVLDALESGLAMIDAGHHATEHAAIEPWLQRLQADARRQGLRADLVASRTSTVPWVGDAAGP
- the dacB gene encoding D-alanyl-D-alanine carboxypeptidase/D-alanyl-D-alanine-endopeptidase; the protein is MPVIDRVSVRTGVAAAALAAVSCTAPAPAAVSTPTPSSSGVGTAAVAAPPLRVEPIPQRNFDPVLRSRVTALVHRTEELAGHQMAVTILNEHGRTVYDHRGDQLLLPASTLKVVTAAAALATLGPQYQYVTPVRATAPVRPDGALDGDLVVVGSGDPALTTPLYGAQVYPTRPRTPLEALADRVVAAGIRHVTGDVVADPRVFADQPLAEGWPARYLDDHDARPVSGLTVDGGLKVEDRGRVLIEPTSDPAAEAARALADLLTERGVTISGATRSSFSPPPAPIDVGHVSSPPLLELLRHTLRDSDNHFADAIFRTIGARTTGDGTWAGAEAAVRGALENLGLDWTGVRLADGSGLSRTNRVSAGFLARLDLALHGSPVGPAWRDLLAVAGVTGTLKQRLGGTIATGRLRGKTGTLEDVRGLVGRIRGSDDRAYHFAVLANDLAGAGRWRVLELQDELAVSIVAHLDGCERITLPPAPRPVSVPPLVDPYELRCTV
- a CDS encoding aminotransferase class IV, translated to MAQTEGTRQARPIAWAEGRVLPASEATVPLLDDGFLRGDAVFEAILVRRGRTHALEGHLARMRRSAKALGIRLPSLRQVVTDLLAAWGERDGAVRLIVTRGGTVRGLVYQSTWPKSFALQPMELPWRTALSGVKTLSYAVNTYATREAQRQHADDALITSGGTVLEVPTAAIAWVRADRIHSPDPRQLPILDSITLAQLRGVIDVRLGVHPLDDLLAAQEVFVLSATRPVVAVHAVGDAEFPAPGPVTEATREAFQAHIDANLDPLP
- a CDS encoding trehalose-6-phosphate synthase produces the protein MCARNGDPQQLIDRPLVAIANRLPVKKQQGSWKPSTGGLVTALLPIMESQDGAWMGWNGGADDVPRHLDGVDIELIPISLSHAQLQGYYYGFANRTLWPLFHDLVKEPVFERGLWETYQEVNHIFAEASEQVGFDGDREPLLWVHDYHLTLLPRLLRERRPDNPIGFFLHIPFPPPELFARLPWREEILEGLLGADLVAFHTDRFRDNFLGAVDRLLPHKIGVENHEVVLPEGRRVSTGGHPVSIDAAAFASMATNEDAQRELASLREQFAGRTVVLGVDRLDYTKGIHARLKAIELLLERRNDLRGKLAFVQIAVPSRENVQEYRQLRADVEQEVGRINGRFTDPGGDIPVYYVHRGVPQQRLVAYYRLANVALVTPLKDGMNLIAKEFVVCQAAGEGFGALVLSEFTGAADDLPEAVTCNPFDVEGLSARIEEALELDPDDRRERLERMAARVHDNDVYAWVEGQLRDIRRATSSR